In Arvicola amphibius chromosome 1, mArvAmp1.2, whole genome shotgun sequence, one DNA window encodes the following:
- the Sgta gene encoding small glutamine-rich tetratricopeptide repeat-containing protein alpha isoform X1, producing MDNRKRLAYAIIQFLHGQLRHGGLSPDAQESLEVAIQCLETAFGVTVEDSDLALPQTLPEIFEAAAANKQETPQDPRGPDRTPPSEEDSAEAERLKTEGNEQMKLENFEAAVHLYGKAIDLNPSNAVYFCNRAAAYSKLGNYVGAVQDCERAIGIDPGYSKAYGRMGLALSSLNKHAEAVAYYKKALELDPENDTYKSNLKIAELKLREAPSPTGGVGSLDIAGLLNNPHFITMASSLMNSPQLQQLMSGMISGGHNPLGTPGSSSSQSDLASLIQAGQQFAQQMQQQNPEFVEQIRSQVVRSRTPSASHEEQQE from the exons ATGGACAACAGGAAGCGCCTGGCGTATGCCATCATCCAGTTCCTGCATGGCCAGCTGCGGCATGGCGGGCTCTCGCCTGATGCCCAGGAGAGCCTAGAGG TTGCCATCCAGTGTCTGGAGACAGCCTTTGGGGTAACAGTGGAGGACAGTGACCTAGCTCTCCCCCAGACCCTACCAGAGATATTTGAAGCAGCTGCTGCCAACAAG CAGGAGACGCCTCAGGACCCGAGGGGCCCTGACAGGACACCACCCTCTGAGGAGGACTCCGCTGAGGCAGAGCGCCTCAAAACTGAAG GTAACGAGCAGATGAAGCTGGAGAACTTTGAGGCAGCTGTGCACCTCTACGGCAAAGCCATTGATCTCAACCCCTCTAATGCCGTCTACTTCTGTAACAG AGCTGCAGCCTACAGCAAGCTGGGGAACTATGTGGGGGCCGTGCAGGACTGCGAACGTGCTATCGGCATCGACCCAGGCTACAGCAAAGCCTATGGCCGCATGGG CCTTGCACTCTCCAGCCTGAACAAACATGCTGAGGCCGTGGCTTACTATAAGAAGGCCCTGGAGCTGGACCCTGAGAATGACACATACAAGTCCAACCTCAAGATCGCGGAGCTGAAGCTGCGGGAGGCGCCGAGTCCC ACGGGAGGCGTGGGCAGCCTGGACATTGCTGGTCTGCTGAACAACCCACACTTCATCACTATG gCTTCCAGCTTAATGAACAGtccccagctgcagcagct GATGTCAGGCATGATTTCTGGCGGCCATAACCCCTTGGGCACCCCTGGCAGCAGTTCATCGCAGAGTGACTTGGCCAGCCTCATCCAGGC GGGCCAGCAGTTTGCACAGCAGATGCAGCAGCAGAACCCAGAGTTTGTGGAGCAGATCCGGAGCCAGGTGGTGCGCAGCCGGACACCCAGCGCCAGCCACGAGGAGCAGCAAGAGTGA
- the Sgta gene encoding small glutamine-rich tetratricopeptide repeat-containing protein alpha isoform X2: MDNRKRLAYAIIQFLHGQLRHGGLSPDAQESLEVAIQCLETAFGVTVEDSDLALPQTLPEIFEAAAANKETPQDPRGPDRTPPSEEDSAEAERLKTEGNEQMKLENFEAAVHLYGKAIDLNPSNAVYFCNRAAAYSKLGNYVGAVQDCERAIGIDPGYSKAYGRMGLALSSLNKHAEAVAYYKKALELDPENDTYKSNLKIAELKLREAPSPTGGVGSLDIAGLLNNPHFITMASSLMNSPQLQQLMSGMISGGHNPLGTPGSSSSQSDLASLIQAGQQFAQQMQQQNPEFVEQIRSQVVRSRTPSASHEEQQE; this comes from the exons ATGGACAACAGGAAGCGCCTGGCGTATGCCATCATCCAGTTCCTGCATGGCCAGCTGCGGCATGGCGGGCTCTCGCCTGATGCCCAGGAGAGCCTAGAGG TTGCCATCCAGTGTCTGGAGACAGCCTTTGGGGTAACAGTGGAGGACAGTGACCTAGCTCTCCCCCAGACCCTACCAGAGATATTTGAAGCAGCTGCTGCCAACAAG GAGACGCCTCAGGACCCGAGGGGCCCTGACAGGACACCACCCTCTGAGGAGGACTCCGCTGAGGCAGAGCGCCTCAAAACTGAAG GTAACGAGCAGATGAAGCTGGAGAACTTTGAGGCAGCTGTGCACCTCTACGGCAAAGCCATTGATCTCAACCCCTCTAATGCCGTCTACTTCTGTAACAG AGCTGCAGCCTACAGCAAGCTGGGGAACTATGTGGGGGCCGTGCAGGACTGCGAACGTGCTATCGGCATCGACCCAGGCTACAGCAAAGCCTATGGCCGCATGGG CCTTGCACTCTCCAGCCTGAACAAACATGCTGAGGCCGTGGCTTACTATAAGAAGGCCCTGGAGCTGGACCCTGAGAATGACACATACAAGTCCAACCTCAAGATCGCGGAGCTGAAGCTGCGGGAGGCGCCGAGTCCC ACGGGAGGCGTGGGCAGCCTGGACATTGCTGGTCTGCTGAACAACCCACACTTCATCACTATG gCTTCCAGCTTAATGAACAGtccccagctgcagcagct GATGTCAGGCATGATTTCTGGCGGCCATAACCCCTTGGGCACCCCTGGCAGCAGTTCATCGCAGAGTGACTTGGCCAGCCTCATCCAGGC GGGCCAGCAGTTTGCACAGCAGATGCAGCAGCAGAACCCAGAGTTTGTGGAGCAGATCCGGAGCCAGGTGGTGCGCAGCCGGACACCCAGCGCCAGCCACGAGGAGCAGCAAGAGTGA